A stretch of DNA from Basfia succiniciproducens:
TGAATACCTCTGAACTATGAAATTACCGTATCAGGTAAAGAAAAAATGTGTTATTCCGAAAACATATCGTTCCCTTCCCGTAAACGGGAAAGGAACGAAAATATTAAAGAGATTTCAACTTAGCCCAAACCGTATCGTCCACAGGGATACCGTTCGCTTTATTATCCGCCAGGATTGTGGTGAATTCATGGCCCGGCAAACGTACCGGTTGATTCGGATCCACCGGTTCGGCGGTTTTTACATAATCCATAATGCGGTTAAGTTTTTCATCTTTTGTTTTGCCGTCGATTAAACGATCCACTTCGATGGCAATAAATACTTGCGATACGCAATATTCGTCATCTTTATCTTCGGTGACGGCGGCTGTTGACTCACCGTTAGAAAGCAGGGTTGCAATCATATCCAATACGATGGATAAACCGGAACCTTTCCAGAATCCCATCGGCATTAAGCGACGGTTTTTCTCAACGGTTGCCGGATCACGGGTCGGATTATTATTATCGTCAAAACCCGCATCCACGAATGTTTGGCGACCTTGCAAACGGTGAACTTCCAACATCCCGTAGGAATACATAGAACAAGACATATCCACCATGGTGATTGGCGTTGTCGGTACCGCAACGATTAGCGGGTTGGTACCGATACGGCATTCTTTTGCTCCCCAAGGCGGCATAACCGCAAGCGCATTTGTCCAGCAGATACCGATATAACCTTTTTCGGCCGCTTGCCAGCCGTATGAACCGCCGCGCATCCAGTGGTTGGCATTACGTAGCGCTACAATTCCCACACCGTTTTGAGACGCCAATTCCATAGCTCGGTCCATCATTTTTTTGGCGGTTAGGTTACCGATTGCCTGATGAGCGTCCCATTGTTCAATCGCACCTAATGAAAGTACTTTGGTCGGTTGAGCTTCAGGTTTAATATCGCCGTTTTCCAATTGCTGGATAAAACGGGGAAAACGGTTCACGCCGTGCGAATAAGCCCCCGCCTGTGTGGTATCGGCAAATACCGTTGCACATTCTTCCGCAATGTCTTCGCGGACGTTACGTGATAATAAAACTCTTTTAAACTCTGATTTTAATTCTTCATAAGATACTTTCATTTTTGCTCTCCCGCTTATGCGTTTCATATATTGAAATTGGATTCCATATTCATTATGATATGTTTCAAGAGAGATAAAGTTAAGAATAAATTGTTTAATTTGTGAACTAGATCTCATTTTTATGATATAAACTTATCTCAGTTGTTTTTTATAGTAAGAAGACTCAAGGAAATGGAAAAAAATAGCGGTAACCAAAGTCTTATTCGAGGATTACGTTTAATCGAAATATTAAGCCGGTTTCCTAATGGCTGTCCTTTAGTGCAATTGGCGAATATTTCCGAATTAAATAAAAGTACGGTACATAGATTGTTACAGGGATTACAACAAGAAGGGTTCGTTCAACCGGCAATAACCGTCGGCAGTTATAGATTAACCAGCAAATGCTTATCTATCGGTCACAAAATATTCTCCTCATTAAATATCATCAATATTATCTCTCCCCATTTAGAAAACTTAAATCTGGACTTAGGCGAAACCATCAATTTCTCAATGAGAGAAAACGATCACGCAATTATGATCTATAAGCTTGAACCCACCACCGGCATGATGAGAACCCGGGCCTATATCGGTCAACATCTGCAATTGTATTGTTCCGCCATGGGGAAACTCTATTTAGCTTATGATAGACCTGCCTATTTAAAGGAATACTGGCAGACAAACAACGATAATATTCAAACCTTAACCTGCAATACGATTACTGAATTGCCGGTCATGGAAAAAGAATTAGACGAAATCAAAAAGCAGGGCTTTGCCGTAGATAAAGAAGAAAACGAAATCGGTATTTCTTGTATTGCCTGCCCCATTTTTAATTTTCAGAACAAGGTAGAGTATGCAATGTCCGTTTCCATTTCCACATCTAAGCTGAATCAATACGGTATCGAACATTTGCTTGAAAAAATAAAGCTCACGGCGGAAGCAATATCCCTTGAATTAGGTTGGTTACCTGAGTCCGTTCAAAATTAATTCCCGATTTAATCAATTTTCTCAAAAGGAGATATTATGTCAAAACCGTTGTTACAAATCGCATTAGACTCAACCACTTTAGAAAAAGCGGTTGCCGATGCAAAGCAGGCCGAATCTTCAGTAGATATCATAGAGTGCGGTACGATTTTAGCTTGTGCCGAAGGGATGAAAGCGGTGTCCGTATTACGCGCATTACATCCGCAGCATATTTTAGTGTGCGATCTAAAAACCACCGATGCGGGAACCGTGTTGGCTAAAATGGCATTCGAAGCCGGTGCCGACTGGCTGACTGTTTCCGCCGCAGCTCACCCGGCAACCAAAGCTGGTTGTAAAAAAGTGGCGGATGATTTTAATGCGGCCAATCCGGATTTAAACGTCAAAAAAGAAATCCAAATAGAATTATATGGCAACTGGACGTTAGAGGATGCCGAAAGCTGGTTGGAATCGGGCATAAAACAGGTGATTTATCACCGTTCAAGAGATGCCGAATTAGCGGGTAAAGGCTGGACGGAAGAAGATTTAGAATTAATGAAGCGGCTTTCCGCCTTAGGCATGGAGATTTCCATTACGGGCGGTATTGTGCCTGAAGATATTCATTTATTTAAAGAGATTAAAAATGCGAAAGCTTTTATCGCCGGTCGTGCCTTGGTTGGGGAAAAAGGTCGGCAGACCGCAGCCGCCATCCGAGATAAAATTAATGAGTATTGGAATTAATGTCCTGAGCTGTCAAATGGATTTGCACTACGTGGTAATGCGAACATTTAATAAAATGTGATATTGATCACATAAGTTATAATGGTCTTGAAGAGTAATGGAATCAATAGACCTTTTTTATAAAAAAATAGAGTAAAATAAAAAACAGATATATCAATCTATTTCAAATTATGATTAGGAGAAAAAAATGACAGATCATAAAAAACTAGCCAATGCGATCCGTTTCTTAAGTATGGATGCGGTGCAAAAAGCAAAATCCGGTCACCCCGGCGCACCTATGGGCATGGCGGATATTGCAGAGGTTTTATGGCGCGGTTTTATGAAGCACAATCCGACCAATCCTAAATGGGCGGATCGTGACCGCTTTGTGCTTTCAAACGGTCACGGTTCCATGTTGATTTACAGCCTTTTACATTTGACGGGCTACGACCTTTCTATCGAAGATTTAAAAAACTTCCGTCAACTTCATTCTAAAACGCCGGGTCACCCCGAATACGGCTACGCACCGGGCGTAGAAACCACCACAGGTCCGCTTGGTCAAGGTATCACCAATGCCGTAGGTATGGCGATTGCGGAAAAAACCTTGGCGGCGCAATTTAACCGTGAAGGTCACGATATTGTTGACCATCACACTTACGTATTTTTAGGTGACGGCTGTTTAATGGAAGGGATTTCCCATGAAGCCTGTTCATTAGCGGGAACCTTAGGTTTAGGTAAATTAATCGCGTTCTATGATGACAACAACATTTCCATCGACGGTCATGTTGACGGTTGGTTCAGCGACAACACCAAAGGCCGTTTCGAAGCTTACGGCTGGCAAGTAATTGATAATATCGACGGTCATAATCCGGAACAAATTGCTGCGGCGGTGAAATTAGCCCGGGCGGAAACGGAAAAACCGTCTATCATTATCTGCAAAACCATTATCGGTTACGGTTCGCCGAACAAATCTGCCTCTCATGATTGTCACGGCGCGCCATTAGGCGATGAAGAAATCGCTTTAACTCGTAAAGCGTTAAATTGGGAATACGCACCTTTTGAAATTCCGGCGGATATTTACGCCGCATGGGATGCAAAATCGGCAGGTCAAAGCGCAGAAGCGGTATGGAATGAAAAATTCGCCGCTTATGAAAAAGCCTATCCTGAATTAGCGAAAGAATTTAAACGCCGAGTAAACGGTGAATTGCCGGCAAACTGGGCGGCAGAATCTCAGGCATTCATTGAAAAATTACAGGCAAATCCGGCTTCAATTGCCAGCCGTAAAGCCTCACAAAACGCTATTGAAGCTTACGCCCGTATTTTACCTGAATTCTTGGGTGGTTCCGCCGACCTGGCAAGCTCAAACTTAACCCTGTGGTCAGGTTCAAAACCGATTCGTGCTAAACAAAACGTAGACGGTAACTACATCAACTACGGCGTGCGTGAATTCGGTATGTCCGCTATTATGAACGGTATCGCCTTGCACGGCGGTTTCATTCCTTACGGCGCTACCTTCTTAATGTTCTACGAATACGCCCACAATGCGGTTCGCATGGCGGCATTAATGAAACAACGCTCATTATTCGTCTACACTCATGACTCCATCGGTTTGGGCGAAGACGGTCCGACTCACCAACCGGTAGAACAAACCGCTTCATTACGTTTAATTCCTAACCTGGAAACCTGGCGTCCGGCGGATCAAGTGGAATCCGCCATTGCATGGAAAGCCGCGGTTGAACGTAAAGACGGTCCGAGCGCATTAATCTTCACCCGCCAAAACCTGGCGCAACAAGACCGTACTTCCGAACAATTAGCAAACGTAGCGCGCGGCGGTTATATCTTAAAGGATTGCGCCGGCACGCCTGAGCTTATTTTAATTGCTACCGGTTCGGAAGTGGAATTAGCGGTAAAAGCGGCGGAAGCGTTAACTGCGGAAGGTAAAGCAGTTCGCGTGGTTTCTATGCCGAGCACCAACGTGTTCGACAAACAGGACGAAGCCTATCGCGAATCCGTGTTACCAAGTTCAGTAACCAAACGTGTTGCCATTGAAGCGCAAATTGCCGATTTCTGGTATAAATACGTGGGTTTAGAAGGCCGCATCGTAGGCATGAATCGCTTCGGTGAATCCGCTCCGGCAGATCAATTATTTAAACTCTTCGGTTTTACCGTTGAAAATGTAGTGGCAAAAGCAAAAGAGATTCTTTAATTGCTAAAAGTGCGGTCGTTTTTTCGAAATTTTTGAATTTTTGACCGCACTTTTGTTGCTGCCTATAAAAATAAACCCGACTCTAAGTCGGGTTTATCTATTTATGGCGTTTTTAGTAGAAGATAGTGCTTATATTATTTATAAGCCGCCTCATTCCAACGTAATTCATTTTTCAGATTCGGTAGTTCCGTTTTGACGTTAATATGGATAAATTCAATGTCGAAATATTCCGCAAAGGTTCTTAACATATCTGCGTCAATATCTAAACTGAATACGTTATGATGAGCCCCGCCGGATAAAATCCAGGCTTGAGTACCAATATCAAAATTAGGTTCCAGTTTCCAGAATGCGTGACCGACAGGTAAATTTGGCATATCCTGAGGCTTGTCCACCGCTTGCATATCTGCGGTAATCATACGAAAGCGGTTGCCTAAATCAACAATTGTCGATGCTATTGCCTTGCCCGATTTAGATGTAAAAATTAATCGCGCAGGATCTTCTTTTCCACCGATACCGAGCGGTTTAATATCTAAAATCGGTTTATTATTTGCGATAGACGGACAAACTTCCAACATATGAGCGCCAAGCACAATTTCATTATTATCGTCTAAGTTATAGGTATAATCTTCCATAAACGAACATCCGTTAGGTAAACCGTAGCTCATTACTTTAATTGCGCGCACTAATGCCGCTGTTTTCCAGTCGCCTTCGGCACCAAAACCATAGCCTTGAGCCATTAAACGCTGTACAGGCAGACCCGGTAACTGTTTTATGCCGGCTAAATTTTGGAAAGTATCGGTAAAGGCTTTAAATCCGCCTTTGTCTAAGAATGCTTTTAAACCTAATTCAATGCGGGCGGAATCAATCAGAGATTGACGTTTTTCGCCGCCGTCCTTTAAGCTGTCCGCCAGTTGATAACTGGCTTCATATTCTTTAACCAGCGCCGTAATATCTTCGTCATTGACCGTATTTATGCTGTTCACCAATTGGTACAGACCGTAACCGTTCACGCTGTAACCGAATTTGATTTGCGCTTCCACTTTATCCCCTTCGGTTACCGCCACTTCACGCATATTATCGCCGAAACGCGCCACTTTCAGGTGTTGTTGGTCATAAATGGCCGCCAGCACACGCATCCAGCGGTCGAGTTTTTGTTTGACGGACTCGCTTTGCCAATGTCCGACCACAATGGTACGCGGTTTACGCAAACGGGATACCATAAAGCCGAATTCACGGTCACCGTGGGCGGTTTGATGTAAATTCATATAATCCATATCAATTTCATTCCAAGGAATGTTTTTATTTAATTGAGTATGGAATTGTAATAAGGGTTTATTTAAACGGGTTAAGCCGCCAATCCACATTTTTGCCGGGGAGAAGGTGTGCATCCAGGCAATCACGCCCACACAGTTTTCTTCATAATTCGCCGCCTGACAGAGAGACAGAATATCTTCCGGTGTGGTGGCAAGCGGTTTTAACTTGATTTGGATAAAAGGATTTTGGTCATTTAAATAACGGGTGATTTGTTCCGCATTGGCATTCACTTGTTTAAGCGCTTCATCGCCGTATAAATCTTGGCTACCGACCACAAACCAAACTTCAAGTTTTTTAAGAAATTCCATAATATTTCTCCTGATTCGTTTTAAATAGAATGACGGAAGGTATCGACCGCCGCTCGTACAACGGGAATACCTTGTTGATAATATTGAATAAATTCTGCATAGCCTTTTGCCATTTCTTCATCCGGTTGCGAAACGGATATTTCGGCTTGGGCAAAAATATGATTGTCGAGATAATCCTCTAAGGATTGTCCCGCCTGATAAGCGGTTAAATAATTTGCCAGTAGCGCAATCCCCCAGGCACCGCCTTCGTTCGCGGTTTTCATCACAGCTATGGGGACATTAATCGCCGAGGCAAGAATCTTCGAAGCGACATTTGGGGTTTTAAAAATACCGCCGTGACCGAGAATTTGCGCGATATTGACTTTTTCCTGTTGAATAAGAATATCGACCCCTAATTTCATGGCGCCGAATGCACTGTATAAATGGGTGCGGATAAAATTAGCCAGGGTAAAACGGGAATTGGCCGGATGCATGAAGGTCGGGCAACCTTCGGCTAAGCCTACGCTGTGTTCGCCGGAATAAAAACCGTAAGCCAATAAACCGCCGCAGTCAGCATCCCCTTCCAAGGCTTTACGGAAAAGGGTTTCGTATAATTTATCCGTTTCGACTTCCGCGCCAAAGGCTTTTAAGGTTTCACCGAAAAGGCGGATCCAGGCGTTAATATCCGAACTGCAGTTATTGGCATGCGCCATGGCTACAAGCTTACCTGTCGGGGTGGTGACCATATCCAATTGTTCATAGACTTTGGACAGTTCTTTTTCCAATACAATCATGGCAAAAGCCGAGGTACCGGCGGAAATATTTCCGGTATTCGTTTTAATACTGTTGGTGGCTACCATGCCGGTTCCCGCATCGCCTTCCGGCGGACAAAACGGGATTCCCGCCTGTAATCGGCCGGTCGGATCGAGCAATTTTGCCCCCTGTTCCGTTAAGTGACCGGCGGGTTGTCCAGCCGTTAATACCTGCGGCAGAATGTTGGCGATTTTCCAGGGATAGGATTGCGCCGCAATTAAGCCGTCAAACTGATTAAGCATAATTTGATAATAACTACCGGTTTGCGGATCAATAGGGAACATACCGGAGGCTTCGCCCACGCCGAGCACTTTTTCGCCGGTTAATTGCCAGTGCACATAACCCGCCAGTGTGGTTAAATAATCAATTTCGCCGACATGTTCTTCTTGGTTCAGAATCGCTTGATATAAATGAGAAATACTCCAGCGTTGAGGAATATTGTAGTTAAAAAGTGCGGTCAGTTTTTGCGAAGATTTTGCCGTAATATTATTGCGCCAGGTTCTGAACGCAACCAGCTGGTTACCCTGTTTATCAAAAGGAATATAACCGTGCATCATGCCGCTGATGCCGATAGCTTTGGCGCGGGTGAGCGTAATGCCGTATTGTTCTTGCACCTGATTTGCCAGATCCCGGTAGGCTTGTTGCAATCCTTGCCAGATTTCGCTTTGCGGATACGTCCAGATTCCGTCAATGAAATGATTCTCCCAGGTAAAGCCGCCGCTGGCTAAAATAGTTCCGTCCGTACTAATTAATACGGCTTTAATCCGCGTGGAGCCGAATTCGATTCCAACGGACGCCCCGCCTGAAGCAATCAGATTTTTTGCATCTTGCATATTCATTACTCCTGACCTTGTTTGTGGTTACAAAACTTCTATTAATCAATATGCCATAGGGTAGGACTTCCGAAGGGAAAAAGTTAGAGCGGAATACGCTATATATATGGAGAATACGGCTGCTAAAAATAAGATGCGAGCCGGATCACTTTTTTAAAAAACCGGGAAATTCCGACCGCACTTTTGCCGCCGGAATTTAACGGGAATTGCGGTAATCAGACGGGCTTAGGCCGGAATAACGTTTAAACAGGCGGGAAAAATAGAGTTGGTCGTCGTAGCCTAATTGTCTTGCAATGGCATAAATGGGTGCGCCCGACGTATGGAGTAAATGCTGAGCCTTAATCATACGTTGTTCTTCCCGCCATTTGATAATACTGGAACCCGTTTGCTGCGCGAAAAGATGAGTAAGGCGGGAAGGGGACATATGGATATGCTCGGCGATTTCAGTAATTTTGTGGTTAATATGCAGATTGGCGGAAATAAAATGGCAGGTTTCCAGAATACGGGGATCCAGCATTCTTTGGCTGTTGACGGGATCTAATTTGATACATTTTATGAGCAGCTGTTCCAATAAACACATGGACATAGCCTCGGAGAAGATATCTTTAGCGTTGTATTCCCGTTCTATTTTTTTAAATAATGCCAGAATTTCCTCATAAGTTGTCGGATCAGTAATGGTAAGACGGCCCACATGATCCGATATGTGGCTCCACTGCAGCCAATTTGCCCAAAAGGAGCGGGGTCTGAAATAGATCCATTGGTGATGCCAGGATTCGGCGGATTGCGAACGATAATACAAATGTTCGGCATTGGGCGGAAAAAGCAATAAATCTCCTTTACAACAAGTAAAGGCACGGTCGCCTTCGAATACCGTGCCTTCGCCTTTGGTGGTGAGATTAATGATATAGCCTTTCATGCCGTTGGGGCGACGAATGGCAAAATCCACTTCATTACCTTTTTCGATGGGGGTACAGCCCGCCACTAAATACGAGCCGAACTGATAACCGGGCAATAAGGGATTGGTTTCCTGTTGAACCTCACGCTGATATTTCATTTCCTCTGACCTTAAGATTTGATAAATTTCTGTTTATATTTATCAAAAATTACCGCAATCAGCAAGATTAAACCGCGCACCACATATTGGGCAAAAGGTGAAATATTCAGTAGGTTCATGGCATTTTCGATGGTACCGAGAATTAACACCCCGGCGATAATAAATGAAATTTTTGCCACCCCGCCGTTCAATGAAACGCCGCCCAATACACAGGCCGAAATGGCCACCAGTTCAAAACCCACGGAAGTCATCGGTTGACCGCTGGTCATACGGGCGGCCAGAATCACGCCGGCAAGTGCGGAAACAAAACCCGATACCACAAAAATAATTAATTTTGTTCTGTCCACATTGATACCGGCTAAACGGGAAGCTTCCTGATTACCGCCGATAGCCAGGGTATTGCGTCCGTAAGTGGTTTTGCTGAGTAAGAAACCGAAGACGACCATACAGATAACGGTAAAAATAATCGGTAACGGCACGCCGAAAATATCCTGATAACCTAATTCGAAGAATTCTTCTTTGGTAATACCCACCGCTTTACCGTCAGAAATAATATAACCGAAACCGCGGGCAATCTGCATGGTGGCGAGGGTGGTGATTAATGAGTTGATTTTTAATTTCGCAATTACGAAACCGTTAATTAACCCTACGGCAATACCCAGGCCGAGACCGGCAAGAATACCGATTGTCACGCTTTGCGTCATATTAATGACCACCGCCGTAACAACCCCCGCGCAAGCAATAACGGAAGCGACGGAAAGATCAATTTCGCCGGCGGCTAAGCAGAATAACATACCGCAGGCAACAATCCCGCTCATAGAAATGGCCAAACCCAGCCCTTTCATATTCACCACAGTGGCAAAATTAGGGATAAATACACAAGAGCAGACAAAAATGACTGCAAAAATTAACAGCATGCCATAAGCGTTCCAGATTTTGCTGAATGAACCCGCACTTTTTTCTTGAGTTGTTGAAGTCATAATCAATCTCCTACATTAAGGCTTTCTACCATAGCAAGTTTTAATACTTTTTCTTCCGTTGCATCCGCGCGTTCTACCACACCGGTAATTTGATGGGCGCGCATTACCATAATTCTATCGGATACGCCGATAACTTCGGGTAAATCACTGGAAACCACAATAATGGCTAATTTTTGGTCGGCCAGCTTAAAAATTAAATCGTAAATTTCGGACTTCGCCCCCACGTCGATACCCCGGGTCGGTTCGTCCAGCAATAACACTTT
This window harbors:
- the araA gene encoding L-arabinose isomerase: MEFLKKLEVWFVVGSQDLYGDEALKQVNANAEQITRYLNDQNPFIQIKLKPLATTPEDILSLCQAANYEENCVGVIAWMHTFSPAKMWIGGLTRLNKPLLQFHTQLNKNIPWNEIDMDYMNLHQTAHGDREFGFMVSRLRKPRTIVVGHWQSESVKQKLDRWMRVLAAIYDQQHLKVARFGDNMREVAVTEGDKVEAQIKFGYSVNGYGLYQLVNSINTVNDEDITALVKEYEASYQLADSLKDGGEKRQSLIDSARIELGLKAFLDKGGFKAFTDTFQNLAGIKQLPGLPVQRLMAQGYGFGAEGDWKTAALVRAIKVMSYGLPNGCSFMEDYTYNLDDNNEIVLGAHMLEVCPSIANNKPILDIKPLGIGGKEDPARLIFTSKSGKAIASTIVDLGNRFRMITADMQAVDKPQDMPNLPVGHAFWKLEPNFDIGTQAWILSGGAHHNVFSLDIDADMLRTFAEYFDIEFIHINVKTELPNLKNELRWNEAAYK
- the araH gene encoding L-arabinose ABC transporter permease AraH, producing the protein MTSTTQEKSAGSFSKIWNAYGMLLIFAVIFVCSCVFIPNFATVVNMKGLGLAISMSGIVACGMLFCLAAGEIDLSVASVIACAGVVTAVVINMTQSVTIGILAGLGLGIAVGLINGFVIAKLKINSLITTLATMQIARGFGYIISDGKAVGITKEEFFELGYQDIFGVPLPIIFTVICMVVFGFLLSKTTYGRNTLAIGGNQEASRLAGINVDRTKLIIFVVSGFVSALAGVILAARMTSGQPMTSVGFELVAISACVLGGVSLNGGVAKISFIIAGVLILGTIENAMNLLNISPFAQYVVRGLILLIAVIFDKYKQKFIKS
- the tkt gene encoding transketolase is translated as MTDHKKLANAIRFLSMDAVQKAKSGHPGAPMGMADIAEVLWRGFMKHNPTNPKWADRDRFVLSNGHGSMLIYSLLHLTGYDLSIEDLKNFRQLHSKTPGHPEYGYAPGVETTTGPLGQGITNAVGMAIAEKTLAAQFNREGHDIVDHHTYVFLGDGCLMEGISHEACSLAGTLGLGKLIAFYDDNNISIDGHVDGWFSDNTKGRFEAYGWQVIDNIDGHNPEQIAAAVKLARAETEKPSIIICKTIIGYGSPNKSASHDCHGAPLGDEEIALTRKALNWEYAPFEIPADIYAAWDAKSAGQSAEAVWNEKFAAYEKAYPELAKEFKRRVNGELPANWAAESQAFIEKLQANPASIASRKASQNAIEAYARILPEFLGGSADLASSNLTLWSGSKPIRAKQNVDGNYINYGVREFGMSAIMNGIALHGGFIPYGATFLMFYEYAHNAVRMAALMKQRSLFVYTHDSIGLGEDGPTHQPVEQTASLRLIPNLETWRPADQVESAIAWKAAVERKDGPSALIFTRQNLAQQDRTSEQLANVARGGYILKDCAGTPELILIATGSEVELAVKAAEALTAEGKAVRVVSMPSTNVFDKQDEAYRESVLPSSVTKRVAIEAQIADFWYKYVGLEGRIVGMNRFGESAPADQLFKLFGFTVENVVAKAKEIL
- the yiaK gene encoding 3-dehydro-L-gulonate 2-dehydrogenase, with the protein product MKVSYEELKSEFKRVLLSRNVREDIAEECATVFADTTQAGAYSHGVNRFPRFIQQLENGDIKPEAQPTKVLSLGAIEQWDAHQAIGNLTAKKMMDRAMELASQNGVGIVALRNANHWMRGGSYGWQAAEKGYIGICWTNALAVMPPWGAKECRIGTNPLIVAVPTTPITMVDMSCSMYSYGMLEVHRLQGRQTFVDAGFDDNNNPTRDPATVEKNRRLMPMGFWKGSGLSIVLDMIATLLSNGESTAAVTEDKDDEYCVSQVFIAIEVDRLIDGKTKDEKLNRIMDYVKTAEPVDPNQPVRLPGHEFTTILADNKANGIPVDDTVWAKLKSL
- the araC gene encoding arabinose operon transcriptional regulator AraC — encoded protein: MKYQREVQQETNPLLPGYQFGSYLVAGCTPIEKGNEVDFAIRRPNGMKGYIINLTTKGEGTVFEGDRAFTCCKGDLLLFPPNAEHLYYRSQSAESWHHQWIYFRPRSFWANWLQWSHISDHVGRLTITDPTTYEEILALFKKIEREYNAKDIFSEAMSMCLLEQLLIKCIKLDPVNSQRMLDPRILETCHFISANLHINHKITEIAEHIHMSPSRLTHLFAQQTGSSIIKWREEQRMIKAQHLLHTSGAPIYAIARQLGYDDQLYFSRLFKRYSGLSPSDYRNSR
- a CDS encoding IclR family transcriptional regulator; protein product: MEKNSGNQSLIRGLRLIEILSRFPNGCPLVQLANISELNKSTVHRLLQGLQQEGFVQPAITVGSYRLTSKCLSIGHKIFSSLNIINIISPHLENLNLDLGETINFSMRENDHAIMIYKLEPTTGMMRTRAYIGQHLQLYCSAMGKLYLAYDRPAYLKEYWQTNNDNIQTLTCNTITELPVMEKELDEIKKQGFAVDKEENEIGISCIACPIFNFQNKVEYAMSVSISTSKLNQYGIEHLLEKIKLTAEAISLELGWLPESVQN
- a CDS encoding 3-keto-L-gulonate-6-phosphate decarboxylase UlaD, which encodes MSKPLLQIALDSTTLEKAVADAKQAESSVDIIECGTILACAEGMKAVSVLRALHPQHILVCDLKTTDAGTVLAKMAFEAGADWLTVSAAAHPATKAGCKKVADDFNAANPDLNVKKEIQIELYGNWTLEDAESWLESGIKQVIYHRSRDAELAGKGWTEEDLELMKRLSALGMEISITGGIVPEDIHLFKEIKNAKAFIAGRALVGEKGRQTAAAIRDKINEYWN
- a CDS encoding xylulokinase; this encodes MQDAKNLIASGGASVGIEFGSTRIKAVLISTDGTILASGGFTWENHFIDGIWTYPQSEIWQGLQQAYRDLANQVQEQYGITLTRAKAIGISGMMHGYIPFDKQGNQLVAFRTWRNNITAKSSQKLTALFNYNIPQRWSISHLYQAILNQEEHVGEIDYLTTLAGYVHWQLTGEKVLGVGEASGMFPIDPQTGSYYQIMLNQFDGLIAAQSYPWKIANILPQVLTAGQPAGHLTEQGAKLLDPTGRLQAGIPFCPPEGDAGTGMVATNSIKTNTGNISAGTSAFAMIVLEKELSKVYEQLDMVTTPTGKLVAMAHANNCSSDINAWIRLFGETLKAFGAEVETDKLYETLFRKALEGDADCGGLLAYGFYSGEHSVGLAEGCPTFMHPANSRFTLANFIRTHLYSAFGAMKLGVDILIQQEKVNIAQILGHGGIFKTPNVASKILASAINVPIAVMKTANEGGAWGIALLANYLTAYQAGQSLEDYLDNHIFAQAEISVSQPDEEMAKGYAEFIQYYQQGIPVVRAAVDTFRHSI